In Pararge aegeria chromosome 17, ilParAegt1.1, whole genome shotgun sequence, one genomic interval encodes:
- the LOC120631067 gene encoding uncharacterized protein LOC120631067 yields the protein MENRASVQHRQVESAVVRHMRKMESFDTESFIMAIQNRPVIWDSRLPEYSNKIAKRKAWEEINEIFDSEFGEKTNKEKNACAIELQKKWKSLKDCFNRERLKEKNCPSGSGAKPRKQYVYYKLLSFLQPLTEIRPPSRPTVTEENDSEGCLESFVIPKSKKLKTSDGVDDAQNKLYEILTEKLNKATPAIQHPDQHFLLSLFPHFNSIKEEYKLDAKAEMINLLRKYNNMAQTSAYTSHYGYQSGYQSYDTTPARTSNESSVSQLINSYHSAPTPAGANVNTAGSSLQHNDNDNEYNYSNDDSTQDSIITNLYSP from the exons ATGGAGAACCGAGCATCAGTGCAACACAGACAGGTCGAGAGTGCTGTTGTCCGTCACATGCGTAAAATGGAGTCGTTCGACACTGAATCATTTATTATGGCAATTCAGAACCGTCCTGTAATATGGGACTCGCGTCTTCCTGAGTATTCGAATAAGATTGCAAAAAGAAAGGCATGGGAagagataaatgaaatatttgattcAGAATTTggagaaaaaacaaataaagaaaagaatgcTTGTG CTATTGAACTCcagaaaaaatggaaaagtttaaaagattGCTTTAACAGAGAACggctgaaagaaaaaaattgtcccAGTGGGTCCGGGGCTAAACCCAGAAAACAATATGtttactataaattattgtcatttttacaACCTTTGACCGAAATCAGACCACCAAGTCGACCTACAGTTACTGAGGAAAACGACTCCGAAGGCTGTTTGGAATCTTTTGTTATTCCAAAATCAAAGAAGCTTAAAACAAGTGATGGCGTTGATGATGCACAAAACAAATTATACGAAATTCTAACTGAGAAATTGAACAAAGCCACGCCCGCCATTCAACATCCAGatcaacattttttactttcactttttccacattttaattccataaaagaagaatataaactCGATGCGAaagctgaaatgataaatttgcTTCGCAAATATAACAATATGGCACAAACGTCTGCATACACCAGTCACTATGGATATCAGTCTGGATACCAAAGCTACGACACAACTCCTGCTCGTACAAGCAATGAAAGTAGTGTGTCGCAACTAATAAATAGCTACCACTCGGCGCCAACGCCTGCTGGTGCCAATGTCAATACTGCAGGTAGTTCATTGCaacataatgataatgataatgaatataattacaGTAATGATGATTCTACACAAGATTCTATTATCACAAACCTATATTCGCcgtaa
- the LOC120631066 gene encoding protein ALP1-like gives MDSVEATLVTLSLVLLLRKQPKRRQRKQRQYWMHPFNKERLLSGHHVTTFKILKSYDLKFRSCYRMSYSTFCELLSIVKPELTRRNTVMRQCISAEERLTITLRYLATGCNFTDLHLDFKCGHTTARTIVKETVEVIWKKVKDISMPEPTEELHLETAEGFMKHANFPNLIGAIDGKHIRIIKPCHTGSEYYNYKHFFSIVLLAICDANYNFIDIDVGCYGKSSDSTIHDSSEWVKKLRQGNYNLPQPRPISNNGIPIPFSFIGDEGFALSQHLQRPYAGKHLPRKKRIYNYRLTRARRYIECTFGILSNKFKIFNRPINVNVDFATNIVKACCVLHNFIRKRDGYKFDHTLSIVGFQDPPASDNLLLIGRRRSELSGTAIRNIYTDYFTGVGSVPWQDSKI, from the exons ATGGACTCCGTTGAGGCAACATTAGTCACGTTGTCTTTGGTGCTGCTTTTACGTAAGCAGCCGAAGCGCAGGCAACGAAAGCAGCGTCAATATTGGATGCACCCATTTAATAAAGAGAGATTACTCAGTGGACATCATGTAACAacgtttaaaatactaaaatcctATGATCTCAAATTCAGAAGTTGTTATAGAATGTCATATTCGACGTTTTGTGAATTGCTTTCCATTGTAAAACCAGAGTTGACACGCAGAAATACAGTGATGAGACAATGTATATCAGCTGAAGAACGACTAACAATAACTTTAAG GTACTTAGCAACTGGATGTAATTTCACAGATCTTCATTTGGACTTTAAATGTGGACATACTACTGCACGTACGATTGTAAAGGAAACTGTGGAAGTAATATGGAAAAAAGTAAAAGACATCTCCATGCCAGAGCCAACAGAAGAATTACATTTAGAAACCGCTGAAGGATTTATGAAACATGCTAATTTTCCTAACTTAATTGGAGCAATAGATGGAAAacatataagaattataaaaccaTGTCATACCGGCTCAGaatattacaattacaaacattttttttccatcgtTTTGTTAGCAATATGTGACGCTAATTACAATTTCATAGATATAGATGTCGGATGTTATGGAAAGAGCTCAGATTCAACAATACATGACAGCAGCGAATGGGTAAAAAAGTTACGacaaggaaattataatttacctcAACCAAGACCTATATCTAACAATGGAATACCTATACCGTTTTCGTTTATTGGCGACGAAGGATTTGCTTTATCACAACACTTGCAAAGACCATACGCTGGTAAACATTTACCACGAAAGAAGAGAATATATAATTACCGTTTGACGCGCGCAAGGCGTTATATTGAATGTACGTTTGGTATATTgagtaacaaatttaaaattttcaaccgGCCCATAAACGTTAATGTAGATTTTGCTACGAATATTGTTAAAGCGTGTTGCGTATTGCACAATTTTATACGTAAGCGAGATGGGTACAAGTTTGATCACACTTTGAGTATAGTCGGATTCCAAGATCCACCTGCCAgtgataatttacttttaattggaAGACGAAGATCAGAACTAAGTGGTACTGCAATCCGAAACATATATACTGACTATTTCACCGGTGTAGGTTCTGTACCGTGGCAAGAttcaaaaatttga